A single region of the Streptomyces virginiae genome encodes:
- a CDS encoding maltokinase N-terminal cap-like domain-containing protein, with protein MAVIHRTTMSPGKLELLAGWLPLRPWYRGGSGGPQLSKAGGFRLDDPEGEVGIEFMVVTDAVGDDPVTYLVPLTYRGAPLKGAEDGLIGTSEHGVLGRRWIYDGAHDPVLVEQLLALLAGRTTAQDQNVDDTPDPTVEVPAEGAGVPAGLTGPGTVTDTAEASLVTVGPMMEEGPVSTMTVCRVLRPAPAGDGAGRRVLAGWSAPDGTRRHGLFAHLAVSED; from the coding sequence ATGGCAGTCATCCATCGCACGACCATGTCGCCCGGCAAGCTCGAACTCCTCGCCGGCTGGCTGCCCTTGCGCCCCTGGTACCGGGGTGGCTCGGGTGGTCCTCAGCTCTCCAAGGCCGGTGGTTTCCGGCTCGACGACCCCGAGGGCGAGGTGGGCATCGAGTTCATGGTGGTCACCGACGCCGTCGGGGACGATCCGGTGACCTACCTGGTCCCGCTGACCTACCGCGGCGCTCCGCTCAAGGGCGCCGAGGACGGCCTGATCGGCACGTCCGAGCATGGTGTGCTGGGCCGTCGCTGGATCTACGACGGGGCCCACGACCCCGTCCTGGTCGAGCAGTTGCTGGCTCTGCTGGCGGGCCGGACGACGGCCCAGGACCAGAACGTGGACGACACCCCCGACCCGACGGTCGAGGTCCCTGCCGAGGGGGCCGGGGTGCCGGCGGGCCTGACCGGCCCCGGGACCGTGACGGACACCGCCGAGGCGAGCCTCGTCACCGTGGGCCCGATGATGGAGGAGGGCCCCGTGTCGACCATGACCGTGTGCCGGGTACTGCGTCCCGCTCCCGCCGGTGACGGCGCGGGACGACGGGTACTGGCCGGCTGGTCCGCCCCGGACGGGACCCGGCGGCACGGTCTGTTCGCCCACCTGGCCGTGTCCGAGGACTGA
- a CDS encoding MerR family transcriptional regulator — protein MADQAPEPMLTVDELAARAGVTVRTVRFYSTRGLLPPPVIGPRRVGHYGPEHLSRLALIEELQHQGMTLSAIERYLDALPDDLSAHDLAIHRAMVASWAPDAAQEVSREELEKRAGRSLSDTDVRRLTAMNVLAAAGDGFRVDVGLLRLGVALLDVPIAHETILAARGVLIEHTRSAAHELTALFRDEVWGPFTQGESDPERVESMKALSAHMQPMVVQALVTAFQRSLREELRAAFASEPEA, from the coding sequence ATGGCCGACCAGGCACCCGAGCCGATGCTCACCGTCGACGAGCTGGCGGCCCGGGCGGGCGTCACCGTGCGCACCGTTCGTTTCTACAGCACCCGCGGGCTTTTGCCCCCTCCCGTGATCGGCCCTCGTCGGGTGGGGCACTACGGGCCGGAACACCTGTCGCGGCTGGCGCTGATCGAGGAGCTGCAGCACCAGGGCATGACCCTGTCCGCCATCGAGCGCTATCTGGACGCGCTGCCGGACGACCTGAGCGCCCACGACCTGGCGATCCACCGTGCGATGGTGGCCAGTTGGGCTCCGGACGCGGCTCAGGAGGTGTCGCGGGAGGAGCTGGAGAAGCGGGCGGGGCGGAGCCTGTCGGACACCGATGTCCGGCGGCTGACGGCGATGAACGTGCTCGCCGCCGCGGGGGACGGTTTCCGGGTGGACGTGGGGCTGCTGAGGCTCGGGGTCGCGCTGCTCGACGTACCGATCGCCCACGAGACGATCCTGGCGGCGCGCGGAGTGCTGATCGAGCACACCCGGTCGGCGGCGCACGAGCTGACGGCGCTGTTCCGGGACGAGGTGTGGGGGCCGTTCACGCAGGGCGAGAGCGATCCGGAGCGGGTGGAATCGATGAAGGCGCTGTCGGCGCACATGCAGCCGATGGTGGTCCAGGCGCTGGTGACGGCCTTCCAGCGGTCGCTACGGGAGGAACTACGGGCGGCGTTCGCCTCGGAACCGGAGGCATGA
- a CDS encoding AMP-dependent synthetase/ligase: protein MTTNLRLPGRPEEITLPALLARNAAEYGELPALSWRAGPDAAEWTTLTWGEVRRKVAVLACGYAALGVERGEHVLMMMGNRPEHWLSDLALVHLGAVPVTVYGTSAPEQIAHIARHSRARIAVVEGARELLRWEPLLTDPNVPLERLVVAEAAEAGSHSTYGSVYSGGARLHRADAFEKAWRETRPEDPLTVVYTSGTTGDPKGVRLTHHNLMLQAIRLDRHVDLPEHAEHICYLPFAHIAERVLGIYLPLLRASHVRLCADPAAVSGAVRELHPVQFFGVPRVWEKLAASVRAVLAQLPEAQRAAIEAANDLGRARAAHRERGEEVPAALEASYARAKEQVLDPLLGLAGMDRLMWTASATAPMPIDVVRFWAGWGITIMDAWGLTETSGVCTVNSPDGFRLGSVGRPIEGLELRLAEDGEILTRGATVFGGYLRPDGSVESAADTEGWFPTGDIGRLDEDGYLWLTDRKKELIITSNGKNVSPALVENTVKEHPLIGQALVHGDGRSYLVALLVLDPELAPVWAAARGIEAASPAELAAHPAVRAEIARAVEAANARLNRTEQIKRYRLLTQEWGPETGELTPSLKLRRRVVRDKYGALIDGLYDDPYEEPYGEPSEEPSASA from the coding sequence ATGACCACGAACCTGCGACTGCCCGGACGACCCGAAGAGATCACCCTGCCGGCCCTGCTGGCCCGCAACGCCGCCGAGTACGGGGAGCTCCCCGCCCTCTCCTGGCGGGCCGGCCCCGACGCCGCCGAGTGGACGACCCTCACCTGGGGCGAGGTGCGCCGCAAGGTCGCCGTCCTCGCCTGCGGATACGCCGCCCTCGGCGTCGAGCGCGGCGAACACGTGCTGATGATGATGGGCAACCGCCCCGAGCACTGGCTCAGCGACCTCGCCCTCGTCCACCTCGGCGCCGTGCCCGTCACCGTGTACGGGACCTCCGCGCCCGAGCAGATCGCCCACATCGCCCGGCACAGCCGGGCCCGGATCGCCGTCGTCGAGGGCGCCCGCGAACTCCTGCGGTGGGAACCGCTGCTGACCGACCCGAACGTGCCCCTGGAGCGGCTCGTCGTGGCCGAGGCCGCCGAGGCCGGCAGCCACTCCACCTACGGCTCCGTGTACTCCGGCGGGGCCCGGCTGCACCGCGCCGACGCCTTCGAGAAGGCCTGGCGGGAGACCCGCCCCGAGGACCCGCTGACGGTCGTCTACACCTCAGGGACCACCGGGGACCCGAAGGGCGTACGGCTGACCCACCACAACCTCATGCTCCAGGCGATCCGCCTCGACCGGCACGTGGACCTGCCCGAGCACGCCGAGCACATCTGCTACCTGCCCTTCGCGCACATAGCAGAGCGGGTCCTCGGCATCTACCTGCCCCTGCTCCGGGCCTCCCACGTACGGCTGTGCGCGGACCCCGCCGCCGTGTCGGGGGCGGTCCGGGAGCTGCACCCGGTGCAGTTCTTCGGCGTGCCCCGGGTGTGGGAGAAGCTCGCCGCCTCGGTCCGCGCGGTTCTCGCCCAGCTCCCCGAGGCGCAGCGCGCGGCCATCGAGGCCGCGAACGACCTGGGCCGCGCCCGGGCCGCCCACCGGGAGCGCGGCGAGGAGGTGCCGGCCGCGCTCGAAGCCTCGTACGCCCGGGCCAAGGAGCAGGTGCTGGACCCGCTGCTGGGGCTGGCGGGCATGGACCGGCTGATGTGGACGGCCAGCGCCACCGCGCCGATGCCGATCGACGTGGTCCGCTTCTGGGCCGGCTGGGGCATCACCATCATGGACGCCTGGGGGCTGACCGAGACCTCGGGCGTGTGCACGGTCAACAGCCCGGACGGCTTCCGCCTCGGCTCGGTGGGCCGTCCGATCGAGGGGCTGGAGCTGAGGCTGGCCGAGGACGGGGAGATCCTCACCCGGGGGGCGACCGTCTTCGGCGGCTATCTGCGGCCGGACGGATCGGTGGAGAGCGCCGCGGACACCGAGGGCTGGTTCCCGACGGGGGACATCGGCCGCCTCGACGAGGACGGCTACCTCTGGCTGACCGACCGCAAGAAGGAACTGATCATCACCTCGAACGGCAAGAACGTCTCGCCCGCCCTGGTGGAGAACACGGTCAAGGAGCACCCGTTGATCGGCCAGGCCCTGGTGCACGGGGACGGCCGCTCCTACCTGGTCGCGCTGCTGGTCCTGGACCCGGAGCTGGCGCCGGTCTGGGCCGCCGCCCGCGGCATCGAGGCGGCCTCCCCGGCCGAGCTCGCCGCGCACCCCGCCGTCCGGGCGGAGATCGCCCGCGCGGTGGAGGCGGCCAACGCCCGGCTCAACCGGACCGAGCAGATCAAGCGGTACCGGCTGCTGACGCAGGAGTGGGGCCCCGAGACCGGGGAACTCACGCCTTCGCTCAAGCTCCGCCGCCGGGTGGTGCGTGACAAGTACGGCGCGCTGATCGACGGCCTGTACGACGACCCGTACGAAGAGCCCTACGGGGAGCCGTCCGAGGAGCCGTCCGCGTCCGCGTAG
- a CDS encoding BCCT family transporter encodes MCGSSPSGKGASLPADQPSRTDKVVFGVTAGLTLAFVLWGAVATDSLESVSSSLLEGLIHNGGWAFMLAASGFVVFALWLAISRYGRIRLGHEDEVPEFRTVSWVAMMFSAGMGIGLMFYGVSEPLAHYGTPPPGTHPVDSAERMQTAMATTLFHWTLHPWAIYAVVGLAIAYSTFRRDRRQTISAVFEPLIGARHAHGGAGRVIDIVAIFATLFGSAASLGLGALQIGSGFQELGWMDSVGTALLVGIIAVLTVAFVASAVSGVERGIQWLSNINMVLALLLVVFVFIAGPTIIVLDLLPTSLGAYLGDLPQLIGRTEATGAGEVAEWLGSWTVFYWAWWISWTPFVGMFIARISRGRTIRQFIGGVILVPSTVSLVWFCVFGGTAMKLQESGDLPKESTPEGQLFGLLQQFPAATVMSLLVMVLVAIFFVSGADAASIVMGTLSQKGVLEPSRPVVVFWGVVTGAVAAVMLLIGNGEGDALAGLQNLTILVAAPFTVVMIGMCVALMRDLRRDPLIIQGEQGEEAVAVAVAAGHEEYGGEFEIRIGPSGDPEADTGTTGTDAARPPSASPRPDGRP; translated from the coding sequence ATGTGTGGTTCCAGCCCTTCGGGGAAGGGGGCTTCGTTGCCGGCCGATCAGCCTTCCCGCACGGACAAGGTGGTCTTCGGGGTCACCGCGGGCCTGACCCTCGCCTTCGTCCTCTGGGGCGCCGTGGCGACGGACTCGCTGGAGAGCGTGTCGAGCAGCCTGCTCGAAGGGCTCATCCACAACGGCGGCTGGGCCTTCATGCTCGCCGCCAGCGGCTTCGTCGTGTTCGCCCTCTGGCTGGCGATCAGCCGCTACGGCCGGATCCGCCTCGGCCACGAGGACGAGGTCCCGGAGTTCCGCACCGTCTCCTGGGTCGCCATGATGTTCAGCGCCGGCATGGGCATCGGGCTCATGTTCTACGGCGTCAGCGAACCCCTGGCGCACTACGGCACGCCCCCGCCCGGCACGCATCCGGTCGACTCCGCCGAGCGGATGCAGACGGCGATGGCCACCACCCTGTTCCACTGGACGCTCCATCCGTGGGCCATCTACGCGGTCGTCGGGCTCGCCATCGCGTACAGCACCTTCCGACGCGACCGCCGCCAGACGATCAGCGCCGTGTTCGAGCCGCTGATCGGCGCCCGGCACGCCCACGGGGGCGCCGGCCGGGTCATCGACATCGTGGCGATCTTCGCGACCCTCTTCGGCTCCGCCGCCTCGCTGGGCCTCGGGGCTCTCCAGATCGGCAGCGGATTCCAGGAGCTGGGGTGGATGGACTCGGTCGGCACCGCGCTGCTCGTGGGCATCATCGCCGTCCTGACCGTTGCCTTCGTCGCCTCCGCGGTCTCCGGCGTGGAGCGGGGCATCCAGTGGCTGTCGAACATCAACATGGTGCTCGCCCTGCTGCTGGTCGTCTTCGTGTTCATCGCCGGGCCGACCATCATCGTGCTCGACCTGCTGCCCACCTCCCTGGGCGCCTACCTCGGCGACCTCCCCCAGCTCATCGGCCGTACCGAGGCCACCGGCGCCGGCGAGGTCGCCGAGTGGCTGGGCAGCTGGACGGTCTTCTACTGGGCCTGGTGGATCTCCTGGACCCCGTTCGTCGGCATGTTCATCGCCCGGATCAGCCGCGGCCGCACCATCCGGCAGTTCATCGGCGGCGTCATCCTCGTACCGAGCACGGTCAGCCTGGTGTGGTTCTGCGTCTTCGGCGGCACGGCCATGAAACTCCAGGAGAGCGGCGACCTCCCCAAGGAGAGCACGCCGGAGGGACAACTCTTCGGGCTGCTCCAGCAGTTCCCCGCGGCCACCGTCATGAGCCTGCTGGTGATGGTCCTCGTCGCGATCTTCTTCGTCTCCGGCGCGGACGCCGCCTCCATCGTGATGGGGACGCTCTCCCAGAAGGGTGTCCTCGAACCGTCCCGGCCGGTGGTCGTCTTCTGGGGCGTGGTCACCGGCGCCGTCGCGGCCGTCATGCTGCTCATCGGCAACGGCGAGGGCGACGCGCTCGCCGGACTGCAGAACCTGACGATCCTCGTGGCGGCGCCGTTCACCGTGGTCATGATCGGTATGTGCGTGGCACTCATGCGCGACCTGCGCCGGGACCCGCTCATCATCCAGGGCGAACAGGGCGAGGAAGCCGTGGCCGTGGCCGTCGCCGCGGGCCACGAGGAGTACGGCGGCGAGTTCGAGATCCGCATCGGCCCCTCCGGCGACCCGGAGGCGGACACGGGCACGACGGGCACGGACGCGGCCCGGCCGCCCTCGGCGTCCCCGCGACCAGACGGCCGTCCCTGA
- the sph gene encoding sphingomyelin phosphodiesterase — protein sequence MLLSSPRSRRAAATAVAAVAAGALAATTAPAASAAETASAPRLSVLSYNVFLMSKNLYPNWGQDHRAAEIPRTSFYQGHDVVVLQEAFDNSSSDALKANSAAQYPYQTPVVGRSKSGWDATGGAYSATTPEDGGVTILSKWPILRKEQVVYKDACGADWWSNKGFAYVVLNVNGTKVHVVGTHAQSTDPGCGAGEAAEMRARQFRAVDAFLDGKNIPANEQVIVAGDLNVDSRTPEYASLLANADLADADSRTGHPYSFDTALNSIAKYRYPTDPREDLDYVLYRKGNARPAGWENNVVKEQSAPWTVSSWGTSYTYTNLSDHYPLIGR from the coding sequence ATGCTGCTTTCCTCGCCCCGCTCGCGCCGCGCCGCCGCCACGGCCGTCGCCGCGGTCGCCGCAGGCGCGCTGGCCGCCACCACCGCGCCCGCCGCCTCGGCGGCGGAGACCGCCTCCGCGCCGCGGCTCAGCGTCCTGTCGTACAACGTGTTCCTGATGAGCAAGAACCTGTACCCGAACTGGGGCCAGGACCACCGGGCCGCCGAGATCCCCAGGACCTCCTTCTACCAGGGCCACGACGTGGTCGTGCTCCAGGAGGCCTTCGACAACAGCTCCTCGGACGCGCTGAAGGCGAACTCCGCCGCGCAGTACCCGTACCAGACCCCGGTCGTCGGCCGCAGCAAGAGCGGCTGGGACGCCACGGGCGGCGCGTACTCCGCCACCACCCCGGAGGACGGCGGGGTCACGATCCTCAGCAAGTGGCCGATCCTGCGCAAGGAGCAGGTCGTCTACAAGGACGCCTGCGGCGCCGACTGGTGGTCCAACAAGGGCTTCGCCTACGTCGTGCTGAACGTGAACGGCACCAAGGTGCACGTGGTCGGTACGCACGCGCAGTCCACCGACCCGGGCTGCGGCGCGGGCGAGGCCGCGGAGATGCGCGCCCGTCAGTTCCGCGCCGTGGACGCCTTCCTGGACGGGAAGAACATCCCGGCGAACGAGCAGGTCATCGTGGCGGGCGACCTGAACGTCGACTCGCGCACCCCGGAGTACGCGAGCCTGCTGGCGAACGCCGACCTGGCGGACGCCGACAGCCGTACGGGGCACCCGTACTCCTTCGACACCGCGCTGAACTCCATAGCGAAGTACCGCTACCCGACCGACCCGCGCGAGGACTTGGACTACGTCCTCTACCGCAAGGGCAACGCCCGCCCGGCGGGCTGGGAGAACAACGTGGTCAAGGAGCAGTCGGCGCCCTGGACGGTCTCCAGCTGGGGCACCTCCTACACGTACACCAACCTCTCGGACCACTACCCGCTGATCGGACGCTGA